A window of Melopsittacus undulatus isolate bMelUnd1 chromosome 2, bMelUnd1.mat.Z, whole genome shotgun sequence contains these coding sequences:
- the LOC115945625 gene encoding nuclear mitotic apparatus protein 1 produces the protein MEPWAQPLPAPEHSRIGWHGNPLLSEAADSALEQPLPQRISFICSFLQKHCKHKSAPESLIPAQQLLEGEELALAKVAVMLLYHTSMSCRSPTHWSSFDYETQVELAAILRFVLDNEESLSENLEMFLQRKAPPPSSSSTSSEEHSPLLPFPQKREVRFLELQKIASSSSSSSSTNNALPAGPSSPMGDILQTPQFQLRRLRKQLAAERENRDELEVELAENRKLITEKEAQITLLQQRIDRLALLHEKHTAEQLEPKEMEELREKNESLLARLHEALRQCQDLKTEKGQMDRKISQLSEENGDLSFKLREIGSHLVQLQEALNELSEEHNAALAQAQEKQGQLETELRGALQDKKCSEEKIEILQGKLSLLQDQLAQLGESSSHKGEVLGDALKLEELKQEVSVLTSQGAELQATVLRLQEEKQQQEAALQSQRGLFEEEKQQLGSLVSSLQESLSESQRHREQLEQELRQLQHLQETNASLSTQLQAMAQTQDSKQAAWDAERAELSRRIRELEGRMMELGPQQAQLQELEARLKESQQRLADRERLARENGRLQEQLLCLEESLRNTEGILEDEKRRAAESLEGSLARIAELEAERQRLQPEPRMEEVTAAPEQRPGSEHQERVAALEAELSSARARAEEQEAEERRLRAEVCAMRERVTAAEQALEQHRMEAQRTAEQALEQHRMEAQRAAEQALEQHRMEAQRTAEQALEQHRMEAQRTAEQALEQHRAEAQRAAEAAAQELARERLRCQEMEGAMERMRGAEAEAQRVRARLEEELREHRRELGSREEEAARLRQELERGRAESAAERGRRAEMEAQLQNSLNEQRVERGRHREELARVRELLQELHRDRAACTEELRELQGSVTRLRGELNAPGDTDPQGPAEAAQSKAIDGDSTKGSEGEPEPSMALSAEVHALRVQVEGLQQRYREHRESAAAALEAAHKEGAQHREQASELQKLLEAAQEAQALQDGNTEALRQELLQSRGTIAAHEQELAALRAAAQDRGRAEEGLKEQLTQCVQELERKSSLVGSLEHEVSVLRRQAADKEAEGKELKRLVLAESDKSKKLEERLRVLQTEMATAASRAAERCSLMKVEVQRCQEEMDKQRVAMEVLRRERQSQGEREEELRQELRRGRDEHRQQEQVVAALRQELSTAQGLAAELPSLKLLCQQLQAERGALESQHRQELEQHSQAMGSMQAELAALRERAAEREHTVQRLQAELGQAQERHGRELERIRVTSEELVAGSRREAQEAARKLEAVGKEQESSRAAALEERRELQEDRERLAAKVEQLEGVRKEQAKQVEELTKKLTQHEKSARSHQQRVKALEGELQAEATRQQQRLEELQEQLAQKEQAAEHYKGQMEKAKTHYDAKKQQNQELAEKLKAMEQLQKENTELRAESERLAKELQQSVLHAKETELSCRNLTSQVHSLEAQVEFANQQLRELGKIQVPKTTLKGQELFPQSPADISADSLDLSLEESRSLHTSRKTTRSRSEASLPAAGTEESPAPRRLPRKVESLESLYFTPLPARTRAQRRSSTGSCGDLSLDSGCQTRSARRRTTISITMTKKEAHPEDLDSSELSFRSLPTAHPGAAPARSRRRSGSSRSITTFPSQESLLPPDTSSPQDPHGHAALMALPGYRPVTRSSLRRMQGGSSSSLGRSSLYLGTCQDEPEQLDDWNRIAELQQRNRACPPHLKTCYPLESRPSNSLATITDEEMKTGDPRETLRRASMQPSQGPPPRRSTLGTAWAGITTRQQRKRAASEEPQGPDTPEPKKPPTCFPRAQTPQRRSAQHHSLQPAPGKPPERRQSLAFSILNTPKKLGNSLLRRANRKATAKGSPRAGSRRSPRIATAKTPKGKANRQQLKDTKF, from the exons ATGGAGCCGTGGGCtcagcccctgcctgctcctgagcACAGCCGGATAGGCTGGCATGGGAACCC GCTCCTGAGCGAGGCCGCGGATTCGGCGCTGGAGCAGCCGCTGCCACAGAGGATCAGCTTCAtctgctccttcctgcaga AGCACTGCAAGCACAAGTCAGCCCCGGAGAGCCTGATCCCggcacagcagctgctggagggagaggagctggCCTTGGCCAAG gtgGCTGTGATGCTCCTGTACCACACATCCATGAGCTGCAGGAGCCCCACGCACTGGAGCAGCTTCGACTATGAGACACAG GTGGAGCTGGCAGCGATCCTCAGGTTTGTGCTGGACAATGAGGAGAGTCTGAGTGAGAACCTGGAGATGTTCCTGCAGAGGAAGG CCCCACCACCCTCATCATCATCCACCAGCTCCGAGGAGCattccccactgctcccattcCCACAGAAGCGGGAGGTGCGTttcctggagctgcagaagattgcttcatcctcctcatcctcctccagcaccaACAA TGCCCTCCCCGCGGGCCCCTCCTCGCCCATGGGGGACATCCTGCAGACCCCCCAGTTCCAGCTGCGGCGCCTCCGGAAGCAGTTGGCTGCGGAGCGGGAGAACCGGGATGAGCTGGAGGTGGAGCTGGCAGAGAACAGGAAGCTCATCACCGAGAAGG AGGCTCAGAtcactctgctgcagcagcgGATCGACCGCCTGGCCCTGCTCCATGAGAagcacactgcagagcagctggagcCCAAGGAGATGGAGGAGCTCAGGGAGAAGAACGAGAG CCTCCTGGCGCGCTTGCACGAGGCCCTGAGGCAGTGCCAGGACCTGAAGACCGAGAAGGGGCAGATGGACAGGAAGATCAGCCAGCTCTCCGAGGAGAACGGGGACCTCTCCTTCAAG CTCCGGGAGATCGGCAGCCACTtggtgcagctgcaggaggctCTGAATGAACTCTCGGAGGAGCACAACGCGGCCCTGGCCCAGGCCCAGGAGAAGCAGGGGCAGCTGGAGACGGAGCTGCGGGGAGCCCTGCAGGACAag AAATGCTCTGAGGAGAAGATCGAGATCCTGCAAGGgaagctctccctgctgcaggatcAGCTGGCCCAGCTGggagagagcagcagccacaaGGGAGAGGTGCTGGGGGATGCCCTGAAG ctggaggagctgaagcAGGAGGTGTCCGTGCTCACCAGTCAGGGTGCTGAGCTCCAGGCCACGGTGCTGcggctgcaggaggagaagcagcagcaggaagcagccCTGCAGTCCCAGCGCGGCCTCTTtgaggaggagaagcagcagctgggcagcCTGGTGAGCAGCCTGCAGGAGTCCCTGTCAGAGAGCCAGCGGCACcgggagcagctggagcaggagctgcggcagctccagcacctgcaggagACCAACGCTTCCCTGAGCACCCAGCTCCAGGCCATGGCACAGACCCAGGATTCCAAGCAGGCCGCCTGGGATGCGgagagggcagagctgagccGCCGGATCCGGGAGCTGGAGGgcaggatgatggagctgggCCCGCAGCAGGcgcagctgcaggagctggaggcgAGGCTGAAGGAGAGCCAGCAGCGCCTGGCTGACAGGGAGAGGCTGGCGCGGGAGAACGGGcgcctgcaggagcagctgctgtgcctggagGAGTCCCTGCGGAACACTGAGGGCATCCTGGAGGATGAGAAGAGACGAGCGGCAGAGAGCCTGGAGGGCAGCCTGGCGCGTATAGCAGAGCTGGAGGCCGAGCGGCAGCGCCTGCAGCCGGAGCCGCGCATGGAGGAGGTGACCGCGGCGCCGGAGCAGCGCCCGGGCTCCGAGCACCAGGAGCGTGTGGCTGCCCTCGAGGCCGAGCTGAGCAGCGCCCGTGCCAGGGCTGAGGAGCAGGAGGCCGAGGAGCGGCGGCTGAGGGCTGAGGTGTGTGCCATGCGCGAGCGGGTGACCGCGGCGGAGCAGGCGCTGGAGCAGCACCGGATGGAGGCACAGCGCACGGCagagcaggcactggagcagcacCGGATGGAGGCACAGCGCGCAGCAGAGCAGGCGCTGGAGCAGCACCGGATGGAGGCACAGCGCACGGCagagcaggcactggagcagcacCGGATGGAGGCACAGCGCACGGCAGAGCAGGCGCTGGAGCAGCACCGGGCAGAGGCACAGCGCGCGGCGGAGGCGGCCGCGCAGGAGCTGGCGCGGGAGCGGCTCCGGTGCCAGGAGATGGAAGGTGCCATGGAGCGGATGCGCGGTGCCGAGGCTGAAGCGCAGCGGGTGCGTGCCCGGCTGGAGGAGGAGCTCCGGGAGCACCGACGGGAGCTCGGCAGCCGCGAGGAGGAGGCCGCGCGGCTGCGGCAGGAgctggagcggggccgggccgaGAGCGCGGCTGAGCGCGGGCGCAGGGCGGAGATGGAGGCTCAGCTCCAGAACAGCCTCAATGAGCAGCGCGTGGAGCGCGGCCGGCACCGGGAGGAGCTGGCGCGGGTgcgggagctgctgcaggagctgcaccgGGACAGGGCCGCGTGCACTGAGGAGCTGCGGGAGCTGCAGGGATCGGTCACCAGGCTCCGGGGGGAGCTCAACGCACCGGGAGACACGGATCCGCAGGGGCCGGCGGAGGCTGCACAGAGCAAGGCCATAGATGGAGACAGCACCAAAGGCTCGGAGGGGGAGCCAGAGCCGAGCATGGCTCTGTCCGCAGAGGTGCATGCCCTGCGTGTGCAGGtggaggggctgcagcagcGCTACCGGGAGCACCGGGAGAGCGCGGCCGCGGCGCTGGAGGCAGCGCACAAGGAAGGGGCTCAGCACCGGGAGCAGGCGTCggagctgcagaagctgctggaggcagcACAGGAGGCACAAGCGCTGCAGGATGGGAACACCGAGGCCCTGcgccaggagctgctccagagcCGCGGCACCATCGCTGCCCAcgagcaggagctggcagctctgcgTGCCGCAGCACAGGACCGCGGCCGTGCCGAGGAGGGGCTGaaggagcagctcacacagtgcgtgcaggagctggagaggaagagCAGCCTCGTCGGGAGCCTGGAGCACGAGGTGTCCGTCCTGCGCCGGCAGGCGGCCGACAAGGAGGCCGAGGGCAAGGAGCTCAAGCGCCTGGTGCTGGCGGAGTCGGACAAGAGCAAGAAGCTGGAGGAGAGGCTGCGGGTGCTGCAGACAGAGATGGCCACGGCAGCCTCGCGTGCGGCCGAGCGCTGCTCGCTCATGAAGGTGGAGGTGCAGCGGTGCCAGGAGGAGATGGACAAGCAACGCGTGGCTATGGAGGTGCTCCGGAGGGAGCGGCAGAGCCAGGGCGAGCGCGAGGAGGAGCTGCGGCAGGAGCTGCGGCGCGGCCGGGACGAGCAccggcagcaggagcaggtggtGGCCGCGCTGCGGCAGGAGCTCAGCACCGCGCAGGGCCTGGCCGCGGAGCTGCCGTCGCTCAAgctcctgtgccagcagctgcaggctgaGCGCGGTGCTCTGGAGAGCCAGCACcggcaggagctggagcagcacagccaggctaTGGGCtccatgcaggcagagctggcagcGCTGCGGGAGCGCGCGGCCGAGCGGGAGCACACGGTGCAGCGGCTGCAGGCGGAGCTGGGGCAGGCGCAGGAGCGGCACGGACGGGAGCTGGAGCGGATCCGGGTCACATCCGAGGAGCTCGTGGCCGGGAGCCGGCGAGAGGCGCAGGAGGCAGCGCGGAAGCTGGAGGCTGTGGGCaaggagcaggagagcagcagagcgGCGGcgctggaggagaggagggagctgcaggaggacagGGAGCGGCTGGCGGCGAAG GTGGAGCAGCTGGAGGGGGTTCGGAAGGAGCAAGCCAAGCAG GTGGAGGAGCTCACCAAGAAGCTGACCCAGCACGAGAAGAGCGCGCGGAGCCACCAGCAGAGAGTGAAG GCGCTGGAGGGGGAGCTGCAGGCGGAGGCCAcgcggcagcagcagcggctggaggagctgcaggagcagctcgcGCAGAAGGAGCAGGCGGCCGAGCACTATAAAGGACAA ATGGAGAAGGCAAAAACTCACTACGATGCgaagaagcagcagaaccaggagctggcagagaagctgaaggccatggagcagctccagaagGAGAACACGGAGCTCCGGGCTGAGTCCGAGCGCTTGGccaaggagctgcagcagagtgTGCTGCACGCCAAGGAGAcggagctgagctgcaggaacCTCACCAGCCAGGTGCACAGCCTGGAGGCTCAG GTGGAATTTGCCAACCAGCAGCTCCGGGAGCTTGGCAAGATCCAGGTGCCGAAGACCACACTGAAGGGCCAGGAGCTGTTCCCCCAGAGCCCTGCTGACATCAGCGCCGACAGCCTGGACCTCAGCCTGGAGGAATCGCGGTCACTGCACACCAGCAG GAAGACCACCCGCTCCCGCTCCGAGGCCTCTCTGCCGGCAGCCGGTACCGAGGAGTCCCCAGCCCCGCGGCGGCTGCCGCGCAAGGTGGAGTCCCTGGAGAGCCTTTACTTCACCCCCCTGCCCGCCCGCACCCGGGCCCAGCGCCGCTCCAGCACCGGCTCCTGCGGGGACCTGTCGCTGGACTCCGGCTGCCAGACCCGCTCCGCGCGGCGCCGAACAACCATCAGCATCACCATGACCAAA AAGGAAGCCCATCCCGAGGACCTGGACAGCTCTGAGCTCTCCTTCCGCAGCCTCCCCACAGCTCATCCCGGTGCTGCCCCTGCCCGCAGCCGCCGGCGCTCGGGCTCCTCTCGCTCCATCACCACGTTCCCGTCGCAGGAGTCGCTGCTCCCCCCAGACACCTCCTCCCCACAGGACCCCCATGGCCATGCCGCGCTCATGGCACTGCCCGGATACCGCCCGGTGACCCGCAGCTCCCTGCGGCGCATGCAggggggcagcagctccagcctcg GCCGCAGCAGCCTCTACCTCGGCACGTGCCAGGATGAGCCGGAGCAGTTGGATGACTGGAACCGCATTGCGGAGCTGCAGCAGCGCAACCGCGCCTGCCCCCCCCACCTCAAGACCTGCTACCCTCTGGAGAGCAGG CCCTCCAACTCCTTGGCCACCATCACGGATGAGGAGATGAAGACGGGGGACCCGCGGGAGACGCTGCGCCGTGCCAGCATGCAGCCCTCGCAGGGCCCCCCCCCGCGCCGCAGCACCCTGGGCACCGCATGGGCTGGCATCACCACCCGCCAGCAGCGCAAGAGAGCAGCCAGTGAGGAACCACAGGGACCTGACACCCCCGAG CCCAAGAAGCCTCCCACGTGCTTCCCTCGGGCACAGACCCCACAGCGCCgcagtgctcagcaccacagcCTGCAGCCGGCGCCCGGCAAGCCG CCCGAGCGCCGCCAGTCCCTGGCCTTCAGCATCCTCAACACCCCCAAGAAGCTGGGGAACAGCCTCCTGCGCCGCGCCAACCGCAAGGCCACGGCCAAGGGCTCCCCCCGCGCCGGATCGCGCCGCTCGCCCCGCATAGCCACGGCCAAGACCCCCAAGGGCAAG GCCAATCGCCAGCAGCTCAAGGACACCAAATTCTGA